One Polynucleobacter sp. MWH-Spelu-300-X4 genomic window carries:
- a CDS encoding ammonium transporter produces MTSWIKRLLAVGAAVLALGSVTMAVSSSAYADDAKPAVTAPAVTAASAAPAAPAVPAPVPNKGDTAWLLISTALVILMTLPGLGLFYGGLVRSKNMLSVLMQCMVIFSLVAILWAVYGYSIAFTEGGAFFGGFDRLFLSGITVDSVAATFSKGVVIPEFGYFAFQGAFATITCCLIIGAFAERVKFSAVLLFTVLWFTFSYLPVAHMVWFWPGPDAFTDAAAAEKATAISGWLFQMGALDFAGGTVVHINAAVAGLVGAFVVGKRIGFGKEAMKPHSLTLTMVGASLLWFGWFGFNAGSALEANGGAALAFVNTFLATAAALLSWTFAEWISKGKPSMLGGASGAVAGLVAITPAAGFVGPMGAIAIGLLGGVCCLWGVTGLKKILGADDSLDVFGVHGVGGILGALLTGVFAAPSLGGTGIYDYVANAVSADYSIVGQVWIQAKAVLTTIVWSGVVSFVSFKLVDLVVGMRVPEDEEREGLDITSHGETAYES; encoded by the coding sequence ATGACTTCTTGGATTAAACGTCTACTCGCAGTTGGTGCAGCGGTTCTTGCGCTAGGTTCAGTAACTATGGCTGTTTCATCATCTGCTTATGCTGATGATGCAAAACCAGCAGTTACCGCTCCTGCAGTTACTGCTGCTTCCGCTGCTCCTGCAGCACCAGCTGTCCCAGCTCCTGTTCCAAATAAGGGAGATACAGCATGGTTGTTGATTTCAACAGCGCTAGTGATCTTGATGACTTTGCCTGGTTTAGGTTTGTTCTACGGCGGTTTGGTGCGTAGCAAAAACATGTTGTCGGTGTTGATGCAATGTATGGTGATTTTCTCTCTGGTTGCGATTTTGTGGGCGGTGTATGGCTACAGTATTGCATTTACAGAGGGTGGGGCATTCTTTGGTGGATTTGATCGCCTATTCTTGTCTGGCATTACGGTTGACTCAGTCGCTGCAACTTTTAGTAAAGGTGTCGTGATTCCTGAGTTTGGCTATTTTGCTTTCCAAGGCGCTTTTGCAACCATCACTTGCTGTCTAATTATTGGTGCATTTGCTGAGCGTGTGAAGTTTTCTGCAGTATTGTTATTTACTGTTTTATGGTTCACATTTAGCTATTTGCCAGTAGCTCATATGGTTTGGTTTTGGCCTGGTCCTGATGCCTTTACAGATGCTGCGGCAGCTGAAAAAGCAACAGCTATTTCAGGTTGGTTATTCCAAATGGGTGCTTTAGATTTTGCTGGTGGCACAGTGGTTCACATCAATGCTGCTGTTGCTGGTTTGGTTGGTGCCTTTGTGGTGGGTAAGCGGATTGGCTTTGGTAAAGAAGCAATGAAGCCTCATAGCTTAACGCTCACAATGGTTGGCGCTTCATTGTTGTGGTTTGGCTGGTTTGGTTTTAATGCTGGTTCAGCATTAGAGGCAAACGGTGGCGCGGCATTGGCATTCGTTAATACTTTCTTGGCGACTGCAGCAGCTCTCTTGTCATGGACATTTGCTGAATGGATTAGCAAAGGCAAACCATCTATGTTGGGTGGCGCATCTGGTGCTGTAGCAGGTTTAGTTGCAATCACCCCAGCCGCTGGCTTTGTGGGCCCAATGGGTGCAATCGCTATCGGTCTTTTAGGTGGTGTATGTTGCTTGTGGGGTGTAACAGGCCTTAAGAAAATCTTAGGTGCAGATGACAGCTTGGATGTATTTGGCGTTCACGGTGTTGGCGGCATCTTGGGAGCTTTATTGACAGGCGTTTTTGCTGCTCCATCTTTAGGCGGTACTGGTATCTACGATTATGTGGCAAATGCAGTGTCAGCCGACTACTCAATTGTTGGCCAAGTGTGGATTCAGGCAAAAGCGGTATTAACAACGATTGTTTGGTCAGGCGTGGTTTCTTTCGTATCTTTCAAACTGGTGGATCTCGTGGTTGGTATGCGTGTTCCTGAAGATGAAGAACGCGAAGGTTTGGATATTACGTCTCACGGTGAAACTGCTTATGAGTCCTAA
- a CDS encoding DUF493 family protein: MADQEESLIKYPCDFPIKVMGKSVDGYESAIANIVLQFDPGFNVGTIERRPSKNGNYLGLTVTVRVHSREQLDELYRTLSTHPMVSVVL; encoded by the coding sequence ATGGCTGATCAAGAAGAGTCATTAATTAAATATCCTTGTGATTTTCCAATTAAAGTAATGGGAAAATCGGTCGATGGGTATGAGTCTGCGATTGCTAATATTGTTTTGCAGTTTGACCCAGGATTTAATGTAGGCACTATCGAACGTAGGCCGTCTAAGAATGGCAACTACTTGGGGTTAACGGTAACTGTGCGTGTGCATAGCCGTGAACAATTGGATGAGTTGTATCGCACTTTATCAACGCATCCTATGGTGAGTGTTGTTTTATAA
- a CDS encoding alpha/beta hydrolase, which yields MSRTVKLHLPGLVGLIEGALDLPDGVRDAPGSYRPRGIALVAHPHPLLGGTMDNKVAQTLARTFAQLGYVTLRTNFRGVGTTEGTHDDGKGEADDLVAVVKWMKDSFNWQGIPELEGHAWPLLVGDLPLAMAGFSFGSYVSSYVAEKLQELGMAPERLIMVGSATSKWEVAPVPKDTIVIHGEVDDVIPLSSVLDWARPQELVVQVIPGADHFFHRKLHCIRDLILRAWHGQVDPTSGNVHG from the coding sequence TTTGCCCGGTTTGGTGGGTTTAATTGAAGGCGCGTTGGATTTGCCGGATGGCGTTCGAGATGCTCCTGGTAGTTATCGTCCAAGAGGCATTGCTTTAGTGGCGCACCCTCACCCATTGTTGGGCGGCACCATGGATAACAAAGTAGCGCAAACCTTGGCCAGAACTTTTGCTCAGTTAGGGTATGTCACTTTAAGAACCAACTTTAGAGGTGTTGGTACAACCGAGGGCACTCATGATGATGGTAAGGGTGAGGCTGATGATTTAGTGGCCGTTGTTAAATGGATGAAAGATTCATTTAATTGGCAAGGGATCCCAGAATTAGAGGGCCATGCTTGGCCGTTGTTGGTTGGTGATTTACCGCTTGCTATGGCAGGATTTTCTTTCGGTAGTTATGTTAGTAGCTATGTTGCTGAAAAATTGCAAGAATTAGGGATGGCGCCAGAACGATTGATTATGGTTGGGTCAGCCACTTCTAAGTGGGAAGTGGCTCCTGTGCCTAAAGATACGATTGTGATTCATGGCGAAGTAGATGATGTTATTCCTTTGAGTAGCGTTTTGGATTGGGCTAGACCCCAAGAGCTTGTTGTTCAGGTGATTCCCGGCGCAGACCATTTCTTTCATCGCAAATTACATTGCATCAGAGATTTGATTTTGCGTGCGTGGCATGGGCAAGTGGATCCAACATCTGGGAATGTTCATGGCTGA
- a CDS encoding accessory factor UbiK family protein: MQKMQTIANDMQNKVGDAIRQSPAKDLEKNVRGLMTQGFQKLDLVTREEFDLQTQVLARTRAKLEELEAKITALENRK; this comes from the coding sequence ATGCAAAAAATGCAAACCATTGCTAACGATATGCAAAATAAAGTTGGGGATGCTATTCGCCAATCTCCAGCCAAAGACTTAGAAAAAAATGTTCGCGGCTTAATGACTCAAGGATTTCAGAAATTAGATCTTGTCACTCGCGAAGAGTTTGATTTACAAACTCAAGTTTTGGCACGCACACGCGCCAAGCTTGAAGAACTTGAAGCAAAAATTACCGCACTAGAAAATAGAAAATAA
- the lipB gene encoding lipoyl(octanoyl) transferase LipB, which translates to MDVQVRHLGLQDYLPTYEAMKKFTAERDATTPDEIWVLEHPPVYTLGQAGDLGHLLIKDSDIPLVPIDRGGQITYHGPGQIVVYLLLDLRRRKLFVRDLVNRIEQAIIDTLADFKVLGERHAGAPGIYLSQANHVASNLVGAKIAALGLKVTKQCCYHGLALNVHMDLSPFEAINPCGYPGLKTIDLSALGVSDNMGIVAESLLSHLSKQLEVRP; encoded by the coding sequence ATGGATGTGCAAGTTCGCCATTTAGGTTTGCAAGACTATTTGCCTACTTATGAGGCAATGAAAAAATTCACCGCTGAGCGGGATGCAACAACACCGGATGAAATATGGGTTTTAGAGCACCCTCCGGTTTATACCTTGGGTCAAGCGGGTGATCTTGGCCATTTATTGATTAAAGACTCAGATATTCCATTGGTGCCCATTGATAGAGGCGGACAGATTACCTATCATGGCCCTGGACAAATTGTGGTGTATTTATTGTTGGACCTAAGGCGCAGAAAGTTATTTGTGCGAGATTTGGTTAACAGAATTGAGCAGGCCATCATCGACACATTGGCTGACTTTAAAGTTTTGGGTGAGAGACATGCTGGTGCGCCAGGTATTTATTTGAGTCAAGCTAATCATGTTGCGTCTAACTTAGTAGGTGCCAAGATCGCTGCGTTAGGACTGAAGGTGACCAAACAATGTTGTTATCATGGGTTAGCGCTGAACGTTCATATGGATTTAAGTCCGTTTGAAGCAATCAACCCTTGTGGCTATCCGGGTTTAAAGACAATTGACCTCTCAGCACTTGGTGTGAGCGACAATATGGGTATTGTGGCTGAAAGCTTATTGAGCCATTTATCGAAACAATTAGAGGTGCGGCCATGA
- a CDS encoding nitrate/nitrite transporter, whose protein sequence is MKSNITQSDLPLKGFWAFRVFACFAFAYFLSYAFRSVNAVIAPELMADLKITNAQLGLLSAAYFVGFSTMQIPLGFAMDKFGTRRVESILLLVALIGSAIFAYADNLWGITLGRFLIGIGVSACLMAAFTAYRRWFAIEQQGQLASGMLVFGTIGALITTIPVQLALPFMGWRGVFWVMAGLVAIGFLGIRFGLPNFDDHPKKNNAASTSQEKSFGIRDIIGHPFFLRMLPLGIVNHGGFLALQTLWIGPWMTQVLGFTSTVNAEILFIFNAALLLGYAFNAWFMPKANAKGFKTLNYVKWMLALGLVAQFFAITSNTSYSWMLWIIFAISATGHILGQSTVITVFPSRNAGIASTSYNLLIFVGAFIFQWGIGWGIDLSIAMGIEKVDAFKQVFFIFFVLQICSYLWFLFYPKPLKHHLAGV, encoded by the coding sequence ATGAAATCAAATATTACTCAATCTGATCTACCTTTAAAGGGTTTTTGGGCTTTCCGCGTATTTGCCTGTTTTGCGTTTGCCTATTTCTTATCCTATGCATTTCGATCTGTTAATGCGGTTATTGCACCTGAGTTGATGGCTGACTTAAAGATCACAAATGCTCAGTTGGGGCTTTTATCTGCAGCCTATTTTGTGGGGTTTTCTACGATGCAAATCCCCTTGGGTTTTGCTATGGATAAATTTGGGACGCGAAGAGTAGAAAGCATTTTGTTATTGGTGGCTTTAATAGGCTCTGCCATATTCGCTTATGCAGATAATCTTTGGGGGATTACGCTTGGCCGTTTTCTAATAGGAATTGGTGTTTCAGCTTGTTTGATGGCGGCGTTTACAGCGTATCGCCGATGGTTTGCTATTGAGCAGCAAGGGCAATTAGCTTCTGGTATGTTGGTGTTTGGGACTATTGGAGCGCTGATTACAACCATACCTGTTCAATTAGCGTTGCCGTTTATGGGCTGGCGCGGCGTGTTTTGGGTAATGGCGGGATTGGTTGCGATTGGATTTTTAGGTATTCGTTTTGGTTTGCCAAATTTTGATGATCACCCAAAGAAAAATAATGCAGCATCCACCAGCCAAGAAAAATCTTTCGGTATTAGAGACATTATTGGTCACCCATTCTTCCTAAGAATGCTCCCATTGGGAATTGTTAATCATGGTGGATTCTTGGCATTACAAACTTTATGGATTGGCCCATGGATGACTCAAGTGTTGGGGTTCACATCGACGGTTAATGCGGAAATATTATTTATATTTAATGCGGCTTTGTTGCTGGGGTACGCATTTAATGCCTGGTTTATGCCAAAAGCTAATGCCAAAGGATTTAAAACACTGAATTACGTAAAGTGGATGTTGGCTCTTGGTTTGGTAGCGCAGTTTTTCGCAATAACTAGCAACACAAGTTATAGCTGGATGTTGTGGATTATTTTTGCTATTTCTGCAACGGGACATATTTTGGGGCAAAGTACAGTTATTACGGTGTTCCCCTCACGTAATGCTGGTATTGCAAGTACTAGCTATAACTTGTTAATTTTTGTGGGAGCATTTATTTTCCAATGGGGCATTGGTTGGGGTATCGATCTTTCTATAGCAATGGGCATAGAAAAAGTGGATGCTTTTAAGCAGGTATTTTTTATATTTTTTGTTTTACAGATATGTTCATACTTGTGGTTTTTGTTTTACCCTAAACCTTTAAAGCATCATTTGGCAGGTGTTTAA
- a CDS encoding TlpA disulfide reductase family protein — protein sequence MPTETISNFFRQFKRISLGLAVCTLLLGCQSDTQQMVPSFKVSEISGKVLSQDDLKGKVSIINFWATSCVTCVKEMPTMIETYKKYKTDQLEFIAVAMSYDPPMYVVNYAKTRELPFHVAMDSDGSVAKAFGKIQLTPTTLVINKSGKIIKRYVGEPDWNEFHQLLEKSLAEKV from the coding sequence ATGCCGACTGAAACAATATCTAACTTTTTTCGCCAATTCAAGCGCATTTCACTTGGCTTGGCTGTTTGCACACTATTGTTGGGCTGCCAATCCGATACACAACAAATGGTGCCCTCATTTAAAGTTTCGGAAATTTCAGGAAAAGTATTAAGCCAAGACGATTTAAAAGGTAAGGTCAGCATCATTAATTTTTGGGCAACCAGTTGTGTCACTTGCGTCAAAGAAATGCCCACAATGATCGAAACATATAAAAAATATAAAACCGATCAACTTGAATTTATCGCGGTTGCGATGTCATATGACCCACCAATGTATGTTGTTAATTACGCCAAAACAAGAGAGCTTCCGTTCCATGTGGCCATGGATTCTGATGGTAGCGTTGCAAAGGCTTTTGGGAAAATACAATTAACACCCACCACCTTAGTCATCAATAAAAGTGGCAAGATTATTAAACGCTATGTCGGGGAACCTGATTGGAATGAATTCCATCAGCTATTAGAAAAATCATTAGCGGAGAAGGTGTAA
- the lipA gene encoding lipoyl synthase, producing the protein MTKAYDPNQKQKSADKTARIPIKIVPIEQVLKKPDWIRVKAASGNSRFHEIKKILRENQLVTVCEEASCPNIGECFGKGTATFMIMGDKCTRRCPFCDVGHGRPDPLDLEEPLNLAKTIAALKLSYVVITSVDRDDLRDGGAQHFVECITKTRDLSPSTSIEVLVPDFRGRLEKALDIFATGLPDIMNHNLETVPRLYKEARPGSDYMHSLKLLKDFKALYPKVSTKSGLMVGLGETDEEILEVMKDMRAHNIDMLTIGQYLAPSGHHLPVRRYVHPDTFAMFEKEAYAMGFTHAAVGAMVRSSYHADEQAHKAGVV; encoded by the coding sequence ATGACTAAAGCCTACGATCCGAATCAGAAACAAAAATCAGCTGATAAGACGGCTAGAATTCCTATCAAAATTGTTCCTATAGAACAAGTACTTAAGAAGCCTGACTGGATTCGAGTAAAGGCTGCATCCGGTAATTCCAGGTTTCATGAAATCAAAAAGATTTTGCGTGAGAACCAGTTAGTGACTGTTTGTGAGGAAGCTAGTTGCCCAAATATTGGTGAGTGTTTCGGTAAGGGAACCGCCACTTTCATGATCATGGGTGATAAATGCACCAGACGTTGCCCATTCTGTGATGTGGGGCATGGTCGTCCTGATCCGCTAGACCTTGAAGAGCCACTTAATTTGGCAAAAACTATTGCGGCTCTTAAATTGTCTTATGTGGTGATTACTAGCGTTGACCGCGATGACTTGCGTGATGGTGGCGCACAACACTTTGTGGAGTGTATTACTAAGACAAGAGATTTATCACCGAGTACAAGTATTGAAGTATTGGTGCCAGACTTTAGAGGCCGTTTAGAGAAGGCGCTCGATATTTTTGCAACAGGCCTTCCCGACATCATGAACCATAATTTAGAAACAGTACCTCGCTTATATAAAGAAGCTAGACCTGGTTCGGATTACATGCATTCATTAAAGCTGTTGAAAGACTTTAAAGCTCTATATCCAAAAGTTTCTACCAAGAGTGGCTTGATGGTTGGGTTGGGCGAGACCGATGAAGAAATTCTTGAGGTTATGAAAGATATGCGCGCTCATAACATTGATATGTTGACGATTGGTCAATATTTAGCACCGTCAGGACATCATTTGCCTGTTAGACGTTATGTGCATCCGGATACATTTGCGATGTTTGAGAAAGAGGCTTACGCCATGGGGTTTACTCATGCAGCAGTGGGCGCCATGGTTCGTTCAAGTTATCACGCTGACGAGCAGGCTCATAAAGCCGGTGTTGTGTAA
- a CDS encoding TorF family putative porin, whose protein sequence is MKTYLTLSAIALAAAASLSSGVASAADAAPTEVPAITVTPNIGVVSDYLFRGISQNNKQAAIQGGIDVAFKEGYYLGTWASKVSDWTSGPKGDNAEVDLYGGYKTEVASIGVDVGVITYNYPGSSSGSLDKSNYHANTQEAYLGLSYGPATFKTSYVLGKNYFASTGGKDASGTLYYDLTLSQEVAPKLTAAIHAGYTDYRLDYQSNVDGKKFSYADYNVGLTYDYEGFLLGAKYYFNDVSAGTKYYANAAAADYGNGKSNLYKNTFVISVLKSF, encoded by the coding sequence ATGAAAACTTATTTAACTCTTTCTGCGATCGCCTTAGCTGCAGCAGCTTCATTATCTTCAGGTGTTGCTTCTGCTGCTGATGCCGCACCAACAGAGGTGCCTGCAATCACAGTTACTCCAAACATTGGTGTTGTAAGTGATTACCTTTTCCGTGGTATTTCTCAAAATAACAAACAAGCTGCTATTCAAGGTGGCATCGATGTTGCATTTAAAGAGGGCTATTACTTGGGCACATGGGCTTCTAAAGTGTCTGATTGGACCTCTGGTCCTAAAGGCGACAATGCTGAGGTTGATTTATATGGCGGCTACAAAACTGAGGTTGCCAGTATTGGTGTAGATGTTGGAGTTATTACATATAACTACCCAGGATCATCAAGCGGTAGTTTGGATAAATCTAACTACCATGCAAATACACAGGAAGCATATCTAGGTCTTTCATATGGACCTGCAACCTTTAAAACATCTTATGTATTAGGAAAAAATTATTTTGCATCAACTGGTGGTAAAGATGCTTCTGGTACTTTGTACTATGACCTTACTTTGTCGCAGGAAGTTGCTCCAAAGTTGACTGCAGCAATTCACGCTGGCTATACAGACTATAGATTGGATTATCAATCAAATGTTGATGGAAAGAAATTTTCATATGCTGATTACAACGTAGGGCTTACATATGACTATGAAGGTTTTTTACTAGGAGCGAAATATTATTTCAATGATGTAAGTGCTGGCACTAAATATTATGCAAATGCTGCCGCTGCAGATTATGGAAATGGCAAATCTAACCTTTACAAAAATACATTTGTAATTTCAGTTCTTAAATCATTCTAA
- a CDS encoding P-II family nitrogen regulator produces the protein MKLITAIIKPFKLDEVREALSEVGVSGITVTEVKGFGRQKGHTELYRGAEYVVDFLPKVKIEAAVDDSIVDRAIEAIEKSAKTGKIGDGKIFVSSIEQVIRIRTGETGQSAL, from the coding sequence ATGAAATTAATTACAGCAATTATCAAGCCCTTCAAGCTTGACGAGGTACGTGAGGCGCTATCGGAAGTGGGCGTGTCAGGTATTACCGTTACTGAAGTTAAAGGCTTTGGTCGACAAAAGGGGCACACAGAGTTGTACCGTGGTGCTGAGTATGTGGTGGATTTTTTGCCTAAGGTAAAGATCGAGGCTGCTGTTGATGACAGCATTGTTGATCGTGCTATTGAAGCAATTGAGAAATCTGCCAAGACTGGCAAGATTGGTGACGGAAAGATTTTTGTGTCATCTATTGAACAAGTAATTCGCATTCGTACCGGTGAGACCGGTCAGTCTGCCCTTTAA